From Butyricimonas paravirosa, one genomic window encodes:
- a CDS encoding PKD-like family lipoprotein, which produces MKKILILCLVMAWSITGCYEDKGDYDYRNLAEGTIGNVNGSYHVSVGDTLIIEPEIVFDLETKVGLKYEWSVELDSVFSREKNIEYIIPLDAPEQMKWVLQVTDTLSGLTFMTQTMVRVSSLYSDGFLILSEKNGVSSLSFLKRVKGEWARCIYDIYEGIEGVSLDGKPVQIHLHDLGNQTDEHIMLLQDDFYKCLDLDGANLEKSLELSKEFQVIPENVRPKQVFFDDWYSFLLAEDGRVFGRKNFSSEAFHTGYFSQYPMVYMEPDAVGEEVAHQLNADRFVYDMNTENGYVFVYEKERKRFLYIRGASSYGTIGEPKCAGYPNGFIPMDNLGNNELIATSGYWWNDYYIPAGGLYNIIKRADGTYVGQMLLTDDPEDIVAESQREFKGDMMNDNILLLIPDNGRGRGFGCPYAFIASGNVLYYFGKDAEGEIVPERYYSFPAEIKAMEDEFYANEYLCVGLANGAVYLLKINSEGFASDEAGRLVMKMDQNVGMVKQIIHKAAE; this is translated from the coding sequence ATGAAAAAGATATTGATATTGTGTCTTGTGATGGCTTGGAGCATAACAGGATGTTACGAAGATAAAGGTGATTATGATTATCGTAATTTGGCAGAAGGTACAATCGGAAATGTAAATGGATCATACCATGTGTCTGTTGGAGATACGTTGATTATTGAGCCGGAGATCGTGTTCGATTTGGAAACGAAAGTTGGGTTAAAGTACGAATGGTCCGTGGAGCTTGATTCTGTGTTTTCCCGGGAGAAAAATATAGAATATATTATTCCCCTGGATGCTCCGGAGCAGATGAAATGGGTGTTGCAGGTAACTGATACATTGAGTGGATTAACTTTTATGACCCAGACGATGGTAAGGGTTAGTTCACTTTATTCCGATGGTTTTTTGATTTTATCAGAAAAAAATGGTGTGTCATCATTAAGTTTTTTAAAAAGAGTGAAAGGGGAGTGGGCTCGGTGTATCTATGATATTTATGAAGGTATTGAAGGCGTTTCTTTGGATGGGAAGCCTGTACAGATTCATCTGCATGATTTAGGAAATCAGACAGACGAACATATTATGCTATTGCAGGATGATTTTTATAAATGTCTTGACTTGGATGGTGCGAATTTGGAAAAATCTTTGGAATTGTCGAAAGAATTTCAAGTGATCCCGGAGAACGTGAGACCTAAGCAAGTATTCTTTGATGATTGGTATAGTTTTTTGCTGGCCGAGGACGGACGGGTATTCGGGCGTAAGAATTTTAGTTCAGAAGCTTTCCATACGGGATATTTTTCGCAATATCCGATGGTGTATATGGAACCTGATGCTGTGGGTGAAGAGGTTGCTCATCAATTGAATGCAGATCGTTTCGTGTATGATATGAATACAGAAAATGGGTACGTGTTCGTGTATGAAAAAGAGAGAAAACGATTCTTGTATATCCGGGGGGCTTCCAGCTATGGAACTATTGGAGAGCCGAAATGTGCTGGTTATCCGAATGGATTTATTCCCATGGATAACTTGGGTAATAATGAGTTAATAGCAACAAGCGGGTATTGGTGGAATGACTATTATATTCCGGCTGGCGGGTTGTATAATATCATCAAACGTGCGGATGGAACTTACGTGGGACAAATGTTGTTAACGGATGACCCTGAAGATATTGTGGCAGAGTCTCAACGGGAATTTAAGGGGGATATGATGAATGACAATATTTTATTGTTGATTCCGGATAATGGTAGAGGCCGGGGATTTGGTTGTCCGTATGCTTTCATTGCTTCCGGTAATGTTTTGTATTATTTTGGAAAAGATGCGGAGGGTGAGATTGTGCCGGAACGGTATTATAGTTTTCCGGCAGAAATTAAGGCGATGGAGGATGAATTCTATGCTAATGAATATTTGTGTGTTGGATTGGCTAATGGTGCAGTTTACCTCTTGAAGATTAATTCAGAGGGATTTGCGTCGGACGAGGCGGGACGTTTGGTCATGAAGATGGATCAAAATGTTGGTATGGTAAAACAGATTATTCATAAAGCAGCGGAATAG